From one Streptomyces sp. NBC_01478 genomic stretch:
- a CDS encoding vWA domain-containing protein, protein MNTDTVTALDSDKLFAARLYAARARPYLATALFALHTVESRQVPTMAVDRHWRCYVSPGFVDRTTVEDLAGVWVHEVSHLLRDHHGRSDRVARERGLTGPGERLRMNIAADMEINDDAYGDGLITPEGAVQPKTLGLPAGNLMEDYLRWFRLGPRTQGLAWLDCGSGADGLDRGWELGPDGAHGLSEQQRDAVRFRVAQGITGHPGSTPSGWRRWAEEAFHPPQPWRELLGAAVRSAVSAPGAGEDYTYGRPSRRSAGLPGVVLPSLRRRPPRVCVVIDTSGSVSDAELGSALLEVAAISRAVGGRRDLVTVVPCDAAARVAQPLCRAEGIELLGGGGTDLRTGFAKALRTQPRPDAVVVLTDGQTPWPSSRPSCRTVVGLFPRRYESRSYDEDDPDYVPDTPPDWARVVEIGSAPVSR, encoded by the coding sequence ATGAACACGGACACGGTGACCGCTCTCGACTCCGACAAGCTCTTCGCCGCCCGCCTCTACGCCGCCCGCGCCCGCCCCTACCTCGCCACGGCGCTGTTCGCCCTGCACACCGTCGAGTCGCGGCAGGTGCCGACGATGGCCGTCGACCGGCACTGGCGCTGCTACGTCTCACCGGGCTTCGTGGACCGGACGACGGTCGAGGACCTGGCCGGCGTCTGGGTCCACGAGGTCTCCCATCTGCTCCGCGACCACCATGGCCGCAGCGACCGCGTCGCCCGCGAACGCGGACTCACCGGCCCGGGGGAGCGGCTGCGGATGAACATCGCCGCCGACATGGAGATCAACGACGACGCGTACGGCGACGGCCTCATCACCCCCGAAGGCGCGGTCCAGCCGAAGACGCTGGGGCTGCCCGCCGGGAACCTGATGGAGGACTACCTGCGCTGGTTCCGACTCGGGCCGCGCACCCAGGGGCTGGCGTGGCTGGACTGCGGCAGCGGCGCCGACGGCCTGGACCGGGGCTGGGAGTTGGGGCCGGACGGCGCCCACGGGCTCAGCGAGCAGCAGCGCGACGCGGTCCGCTTCCGGGTCGCGCAGGGCATCACCGGCCACCCCGGCAGCACCCCCAGCGGCTGGCGGCGGTGGGCCGAGGAGGCGTTCCATCCGCCGCAGCCCTGGCGGGAGTTGCTGGGCGCGGCGGTCCGCTCGGCGGTCTCCGCCCCCGGCGCGGGCGAGGACTACACCTACGGCAGACCTTCGCGCCGCTCGGCCGGACTGCCCGGCGTGGTCCTGCCGAGCCTGCGCCGCAGGCCGCCCCGGGTGTGCGTGGTCATCGACACCTCCGGGTCGGTCAGCGACGCCGAGTTGGGCAGCGCGCTCCTCGAAGTCGCCGCGATCTCAAGGGCGGTGGGCGGCCGCCGCGACCTGGTCACCGTGGTGCCGTGCGACGCGGCGGCCCGGGTCGCCCAGCCGCTGTGCCGCGCCGAGGGCATCGAGCTGCTGGGCGGCGGCGGCACCGACCTGCGCACCGGTTTCGCCAAGGCGCTGCGCACCCAGCCCCGGCCCGACGCGGTCGTGGTCCTCACCGACGGCCAGACCCCCTGGCCGTCGTCGCGACCGTCCTGCCGGACGGTGGTGGGCCTGTTCCCGCGACGCTACGAGAGCAGGTCCTACGACGAGGACGACCCCGACTACGTGCCGGACACTCCGCCCGACTGGGCCCGGGTGGTCGAGATCGGCTCCGCCCCCGTCTCCCGCTGA
- a CDS encoding AAA family ATPase — protein MPTRTLYAATRAPSETSQLDIAGALLTLLRDTTTEPRPDTQLEALTLAVAADLPVLLWGEPGIGKTAALTQLAAALDLPLTTVIASVHEPSDFSGLPVVGDDPAEQGIPMAPPDWAVRLVRAGRGLLFLDELSTAPPAVQAALLRLVLERRIGALRLPPGVRIVAAANPRSSAADGWELSPPLANRFVHLQWTHDHEVVVRGLGGTWPRATLPRLDPERLPEAVDYARRAVCGLLTGRPKLVHQLPGSETRRGGAWPSPRSWEMAMALTAFATAAGSSREVLSLLVRGTVGDGPGLELLAWVDRMDLPDPETFLADPTAGELPERGDLRQAVLDGVVAAVRNRPERARWDAAWALLVRALETGAPDLVVVPATTLAALRRDDWDVPASIEQLAGAISLSRRADRAATAAKARR, from the coding sequence ATGCCCACACGCACCCTGTACGCCGCCACCCGCGCCCCCTCCGAGACCTCTCAACTGGACATCGCCGGCGCCCTGTTGACCCTCCTGCGCGACACCACCACCGAACCCCGCCCCGACACCCAACTGGAGGCCCTGACCCTGGCCGTCGCCGCCGACCTCCCCGTGCTGCTGTGGGGCGAGCCCGGCATCGGCAAGACGGCCGCCCTCACGCAGCTCGCCGCCGCCCTGGACCTGCCGCTGACCACGGTGATCGCCAGCGTCCACGAGCCGTCCGACTTCTCCGGGCTGCCCGTCGTGGGCGACGATCCCGCCGAGCAGGGCATCCCGATGGCCCCGCCGGACTGGGCCGTGCGGCTCGTCCGGGCGGGCCGGGGGCTTTTGTTCCTGGACGAGTTGTCCACCGCGCCGCCGGCCGTGCAGGCCGCGCTGCTGCGGCTGGTGCTGGAGCGGCGGATCGGTGCGCTGCGGCTGCCGCCCGGGGTGCGGATCGTGGCCGCCGCCAACCCGCGGTCCTCGGCGGCCGACGGCTGGGAGCTGAGCCCGCCGCTCGCGAACCGGTTCGTGCATCTTCAGTGGACCCACGACCACGAGGTCGTCGTCCGCGGACTCGGCGGCACCTGGCCCCGGGCGACCCTGCCGCGGCTCGACCCGGAGAGGCTGCCCGAGGCCGTCGACTACGCGCGCCGCGCGGTGTGCGGGCTGCTCACCGGCCGCCCCAAACTCGTCCACCAGCTCCCCGGCAGCGAGACGCGGCGCGGCGGCGCCTGGCCCTCGCCCCGGAGCTGGGAGATGGCGATGGCCCTGACCGCGTTCGCGACCGCGGCCGGTTCCTCCCGGGAGGTGCTGTCCCTGCTGGTCAGGGGCACGGTGGGGGACGGCCCCGGCCTGGAACTGCTGGCCTGGGTGGACCGGATGGACCTGCCCGACCCCGAAACGTTCCTCGCCGACCCGACGGCCGGTGAACTGCCCGAGCGCGGAGACCTGCGCCAGGCCGTCCTCGACGGGGTGGTGGCCGCGGTCCGCAACCGTCCCGAGCGGGCCCGCTGGGACGCGGCGTGGGCGCTCCTGGTCCGGGCGCTGGAGACCGGCGCCCCGGACCTGGTCGTCGTCCCCGCGACCACCCTCGCCGCGCTGCGCCGCGACGACTGGGACGTGCCCGCGTCCATCGAGCAACTCGCCGGAGCGATCTCCCTGTCCCGGCGCGCGGACCGCGCCGCCACGGCCGCGAAGGCCCGCCGATGA